The Oncorhynchus nerka isolate Pitt River linkage group LG12, Oner_Uvic_2.0, whole genome shotgun sequence genome includes a region encoding these proteins:
- the LOC115115135 gene encoding rho guanine nucleotide exchange factor 11-like isoform X3, translating into MSLRTPTSTLDSPFAAWLSSLTIGDSERNTSSGQQREPPADIPPENTAPGLVQRCVVVQKDQLGFGFTVCGERIKLVQNVRPGGAAVKAGVHEGDRIIKVNGSLVSSMSHQEVVKLIKSGPYVALTLQGPPPSAAALVLQPLPADLLPNQRTSLGGEAPPPPPPPLPPGLTSTPSQRINKPLQNLDVQKHATQILRNMLEQGEAELQDLMEELSRNPSPSLEERIDSAKRRTQQVRVKIKQDLDGTRPEAVSNYVIAGDARLSVDSSEGDFEAGKTQIIGPEEEEEEDDSYALNEMDGPFQDIELLKSRPAHMTVFMRYVFSQLLDPNPLLFYLSVEAYLGSSPKDARVLAPQICSHFLDPDAPLKIRVREEYLADIESRLHAQEDIRGPLSELQQQVLPDIQDQIQDYRNKQMMGLGSLFGEGDLQQLDGDPAKEKQVVDRQVTALWEILSKHEDDRSSPLASAVLLYLRHSGIKLRDSRVFPGLSTEKEKWLSFFPKTKKLSSAKKEKDGEDRKRNPILKYIGKPRSTSQSTFHVPLSPTEVRPGSVRNIIQQFENHPEIPGEEGDEGDLQRLSSSSLGEDSMDSPMVSVRLARSESLKAQGEGRRRSGASGVETVPRSRSDVDMEDCGEEIEGPGLRPLHHSASSSATSSSARSLENPTPPYTPRSSRRQFEESPVALLPDAPALEDDMVDSHNWQETVAPQVLATLCPREVDRQAVIYELLTTEASHLRTLRVLDRVFFQKMRCVLSSDELACIFPNLPQVYQLHVSLCEAMKKKRESPIVQGIGDIMLARFEGVAGEEFQEQVSHLCSQQSQALELIKNKQRKDPRFTHIIQECEASPHCRRLQLKDLLVSETQRLTKYPLLLDNIIKHTEAGSTDLPPLQRAQACCRGILQAVNEVVRETEHRQRLNQYQRRLDPTPQFKSLDLTSKTMIHEGPLTWKVNKDKTLEIQALLLSDLLVLLQRGPDDRLLLRCPSRWLGGGGGGSGDTKASFSPVVQLDSLLVRSVATDNKALYVISTTERKIYELVAGTSSEKNIWKDQLEKTISLVAGSSPSTNNRSTPIFSPSLGNASPVSTGSHVYQSDDSMTEQVVFMETDSPNDDNELARTTPTDQSGAFFCGEGQDYVKRRIGVAEAALEDVETLRQLIFRDLEDGWSHGSDGTPTNEAANERSPFNDHQRPPSSETLLSVSPSQWEAEHAEAPPSEVECPSVHVVRKAVVAGSPSIPDDITEDVTLHSDQSPEPRGEASVRGNVFYLVMPTEQGEGLLDESHTDEVNDPSTPTTTELPDLEQEVISSPVQTHEKEGQVASIMSADNQSERGNLSRQEGQSPSQKSLQSHIIKNVDDIFHTIEELMRKLHQLRDIETAHHQLLKTLREPPVNPESGDLFHIQATVVRTPFLDRDPGDGKEASPAEPAKLKILSTGF; encoded by the exons ATGAGTCTCCGCACCCCCACCTCAACACTGGACAG CCCTTTTGCTGCTTG GCTAAGCAGCCTGACGATAGGAGACTCGGAGCGCAACACCTCCAGCGGCCAGCAGAGGGAGCCTCCAGCTGACATCCCCCCTGAGAACACAG ctccAGGTCTGGTTCAGAGATGTGTGGTGGTACAGAAAGACCAGCTGGGGTTTGGCTTCACTGTGTGTGGCGAGAGGATCAAGCTGGTGCAGAATGTCCGACCAG GTGGTGCAGCAGTCAAGGCAGGGGTCCACGAGGGAGACAGAATCATAAAG gtGAACGGCTCGCTGGTGTCGTCCATGTCTCACCAGGAGGTGGTGAAGCTCATCAAGT CTGGGCCGTATGTTGCCCTGACACTTCAAGGACCGCCCCCTTCAGCAGCCGCCCTCGTCCTACAACCCCTCCCCGCTGACCTCTTACCCAATCAGAGGACGTCACTGGGAGGTGAAGCCccgccaccaccacctccacccctgccCCCCGGACTTACCAGCACCCCCTCCCAAAGAATCAACAAACCACTACAG AACCTAGATGTACAGAAACACGCCACTCAGATCCTCAGGAACATGTTGGAACAGGGAGAGGCTGAGCTCCAG GACTTGATGGAGGAGCTGTCACGGAACCCCTCCCCATCACTGGAGGAGCGAATCGATAGTGCCAAGAGGCGCACCCAACAAGTGCGGGTTAAAATCAAGCAAGATCTG GATGGAACTCGCCCCGAAGCTGTGTCCAACTATGTAATAGCAGGAGATG CTCGGCTGTCGGTGGACTCAAGTGAAGGAGACTTTGAG GCTGGGAAGACTCAGATCATTGGCcccgaggaagaggaggaagaggacgacAGCTATGCACTCAATGAG ATGGACGGTCCATTTCAGGACATAGAGCTTCTCAAGTCGAGACCGGCCCATATGACGGTGTTCATGAGATATGTCTTCAGCCAGCTACTGGATCCCAACCCACTG CTGTTCTACCTGTCGGTGGAGGCCTACCTGGGATCCAGCCCTAAAGACGCCCGTGTCCTCGCGCCTCAGATCTGCTCCCACTTCCTGGACCCTGATGCT CCGTTAAAAATCAGAGTACGAGAAGAGTACCTGGCTGATATAG AGAGTCGTCTCCATGCCCAGGAGGACATCAGGGGACCTCTGTCTGAGCTCCAACAGCAGGTGCTGCCTGACATTCAGGACCAAATACAggactacag GAACAAGCAGATGATGGGTCTGGGCTCTCTGTTTGGAGAGGGAGACCTGCAGCAGCTGGATGGAGACCCAGCCAAGGAGAAACAGGTGGTGGACAGACAGGTCACTGCTCTCTGGGAGATACT CTCGAAGCACGAAGACGACAGAAG ttCTCCTCTAGCCTCTGCGGTGCTGTTGTACCTCCGTCACTCGGGCATTAAGCTGAGGGACTCCAGGGTGTTTCCAGGACTCAGCACTGAGAAGGAGAAGTGGCTCTCCTTTTTCCCCAAGACCAAGAAG CTGAGCAGTGCAAagaaagagaaggatggagaggacaggaagagaaacccCATCCTGAAGTATATCGGCAAGCCCAGGAGCACCTCCCAGTcca CGTTCCATGTCCCCTTGTCTCCAACTGAAG TGCGTCCTGGCAGTGTGAGGAACATCATCCAGCAGTTTGAGAACCACCCAGAGATCCCCGGGGAGGAGGGGGACGAGGGAGACCTCCAGAGACTGTCCTCCAGCAGCCTGGGAGAGGACAGTATGGAcag CCCTATGGTGTCGGTGCGTCTGGCTCGTAGTGAGTCTCTGAAGGCGCAGGGGGAGGGGCGTCGGCGGAGCGGGGCTTCAGGAGTGGAGACAGTCCCTCGTTCCCGTAGCGACGTGGACATGGAGGACTGTGgggaggagatagaggggccGGGCCTGAGACCCCTACACCACAGCGCCTCCTCCTCAGCCACCAGTAGCTCAGCACG ATCCTTGGAGAACCCCACGCCTCCATACACCCCTCGGTCGTCTAGACGACA gtttgaGGAGTCCCCGGTGGCCCTGCTCCCTGATGCCCCAGCCCTAGAGGACGACATGGTGGACAGTCACAACTGGCAAGAGACAGTGGCCCCTCAGGTCCTGGCTACACTCTGTCCCCGAGAGGTGGACCGACAGGCTGTCATTTACG agTTGTTGACGACAGAGGCGTCTCACCTGCGTACTCTCAGGGTCTTGGATCGGGTGTTTTTCCAGAAGATGAGGTGTGTTCTGAGCTCTGACGAGCTGGCCTGCATCTTCCCCAACCTGCCTCAGGTCTACCAACTACATG TGAGCCTGTGTGAAGCCATGAAGAAGAAAAGGGAATCTCCCATCGTTCAGGGCATCGGTGACATCATGCTGGCCAGG TTTGAGGGCGTGGCGGGGGAGGAGTTTCAGGAGCAGGTGTCCCACCTGTGCAGCCAGCAGTCTCAGGCTCTGGAACTCATTAAGAACAAGCAGCGCAAAGACCCCCGCTTCACACACATcatccag GAGTGTGAGGCCAGTCCTCACTGTAGGAGGCTGCAGCTGAAGGACCTGCTGGTGTCTGAGACACAGAGACTCACCAAGTACCCTCTGTTACTGGACAACATCATCAAACACACAGAGG CTGGCTCCACAGACCTCCCGCCTCTCCAACGTGCACAGGCCTGCTGCCGCGGGATTCTGCAGGCCGTCAATGAAGTCGTCAGGGAGACTGAACACCGGCAACGACTCAACCAATACCAGCGCAGGCTGGACCCCACGCCACAGTTCAAG AGTCTGGACCTGACCAGTAAGACAATGATCCATGAGGGTCCTCTCACCTGGAAAGTCAATAAAGACAAAACTTTAG AGATCCAGGCCCTGCTGCTATCAGACCTGCTGGTTCTGCTCCAGAGAGGTCCAGACGACCGGCTGCTACTGCGCTGCCCGTCCCGCTggctggggggaggaggaggtggtagcGGGGACACCAAGGCCTCCTTCAGCCCCGTGGTCCAGCTAGACTCCCTCCTGGTGCGCTCTGTGGCCACAG ACAACAAGGCCCTGTACGTCATCAGCACCACAGAGAGAAAGATCTATGAACTGGTAGCGGGGACGTCCTCAGAGAAAAACAT CTGGAAGGACCAACTTGAAAAGACCATCTCATTGGTTGCTGGCTCCTCACCTTCGACCAATAACAGATCCACACCTATTTT cTCCCCAAGTCTTGGCAACGCTTCCCCTGTCTCAACTGGCAGCCATGTCTATCAATCAG ACGACTCGATGACGGAGCAGGTGGTTTTCATGGAGACGGACTCCCCTAACGATGATAATGAGCTCGCACGCACCACACCAACGGACCAATCAGGAGCTTTCTTCTGCGGGGAGGGGCAGGACTACGTCAAGCGACGAATTGGAGTAGCAGAGGCAGCTCTTGAAGACG TGGAGACGCTAAGGCAGCTGATTTTCCGCGACCTGGAAGATGGGTGGAGTCACGGCTCAGATGGCACGCCCACAAACGAGGCAGCCAATGAGAGGAGCCCGTTCAATGACCACCAGAGGCCGCCGTCCTCTGAGACTCTCCTTAGCGTCAGTCCCAGCCAATGGGAGGCTGAGCACGCAGAAGCCCCGCCCTCGGAGGTGGAGTGCCCCAGTGTGCATGTTGTGAGGAAAG CTGTGGTTGCGGGCTCCCCTTCTATCCCCGATGACATCACTGAAGATGTCACCCTCCACTCTGACCAATCACCTGAGCCGAGAGGCGAGGCCAGTGTACGGG GAAACGTGTTCTACCTGGTGATGCCtacagagcagggagagggacTGCTGGACGAGAGTCACACAGATGAGGTCAACGACCCCTCCACCCCGACCACCACTGAACTTCCTGATCTGGAACAGGAAGTGATTTCATCGCCCGTACAGACTCATGAGAAAGAAGGGCAGGTCGCTTCCATCATGTCTGCGGACAATCAATCGGAGAGGGGAAATCTGAGTCGGCAGGAAGGGCAGAGTCCATCACAAAAGAGCCTCCAGAGCCATATAATCAAAAACGTGGACGACATTTTCCACACCATCGAGGAGTTGATGAGAAAGCTGCACCAGCTGAGG GACATAGAGACAGCTCATCACCAGCTCCTGAAAACACTGAGAGAGCCGCCTGTCAATCCAGAGTCTGGTGACCTCTTTCATATCCAGGCAACCGTCGTCAGGACACCGTTTCTGGACCGGGACCCAGGGGACG gaaaGGAGGCGAGCCCAGCAGAGCCAGCCAAGCTGAAGATCCTCTCCACTGGATTCTAA
- the LOC115115135 gene encoding rho guanine nucleotide exchange factor 11-like isoform X2, whose translation MSLRTPTSTLDRLSSLTIGDSERNTSSGQQREPPADIPPENTAPGLVQRCVVVQKDQLGFGFTVCGERIKLVQNVRPGGAAVKAGVHEGDRIIKVNGSLVSSMSHQEVVKLIKSGPYVALTLQGPPPSAAALVLQPLPADLLPNQRTSLGGEAPPPPPPPLPPGLTSTPSQRINKPLQNLDVQKHATQILRNMLEQGEAELQDLMEELSRNPSPSLEERIDSAKRRTQQVRVKIKQDLDGTRPEAVSNYVIAGDARLSVDSSEGDFETCESPHSSPSFFRTPLRWRQGSDTHTFSDSAGKTQIIGPEEEEEEDDSYALNEMDGPFQDIELLKSRPAHMTVFMRYVFSQLLDPNPLLFYLSVEAYLGSSPKDARVLAPQICSHFLDPDAPLKIRVREEYLADIESRLHAQEDIRGPLSELQQQVLPDIQDQIQDYRNKQMMGLGSLFGEGDLQQLDGDPAKEKQVVDRQVTALWEILSKHEDDRSSPLASAVLLYLRHSGIKLRDSRVFPGLSTEKEKWLSFFPKTKKLSSAKKEKDGEDRKRNPILKYIGKPRSTSQSTFHVPLSPTEVRPGSVRNIIQQFENHPEIPGEEGDEGDLQRLSSSSLGEDSMDSPMVSVRLARSESLKAQGEGRRRSGASGVETVPRSRSDVDMEDCGEEIEGPGLRPLHHSASSSATSSSARSLENPTPPYTPRSSRRQFEESPVALLPDAPALEDDMVDSHNWQETVAPQVLATLCPREVDRQAVIYELLTTEASHLRTLRVLDRVFFQKMRCVLSSDELACIFPNLPQVYQLHVSLCEAMKKKRESPIVQGIGDIMLARFEGVAGEEFQEQVSHLCSQQSQALELIKNKQRKDPRFTHIIQECEASPHCRRLQLKDLLVSETQRLTKYPLLLDNIIKHTEAGSTDLPPLQRAQACCRGILQAVNEVVRETEHRQRLNQYQRRLDPTPQFKSLDLTSKTMIHEGPLTWKVNKDKTLEIQALLLSDLLVLLQRGPDDRLLLRCPSRWLGGGGGGSGDTKASFSPVVQLDSLLVRSVATDNKALYVISTTERKIYELVAGTSSEKNIWKDQLEKTISLVAGSSPSTNNRSTPIFSPSLGNASPVSTGSHVYQSDDSMTEQVVFMETDSPNDDNELARTTPTDQSGAFFCGEGQDYVKRRIGVAEAALEDVETLRQLIFRDLEDGWSHGSDGTPTNEAANERSPFNDHQRPPSSETLLSVSPSQWEAEHAEAPPSEVECPSVHVVRKAVVAGSPSIPDDITEDVTLHSDQSPEPRGEASVRGNVFYLVMPTEQGEGLLDESHTDEVNDPSTPTTTELPDLEQEVISSPVQTHEKEGQVASIMSADNQSERGNLSRQEGQSPSQKSLQSHIIKNVDDIFHTIEELMRKLHQLRDIETAHHQLLKTLREPPVNPESGDLFHIQATVVRTPFLDRDPGDGKEASPAEPAKLKILSTGF comes from the exons ATGAGTCTCCGCACCCCCACCTCAACACTGGACAG GCTAAGCAGCCTGACGATAGGAGACTCGGAGCGCAACACCTCCAGCGGCCAGCAGAGGGAGCCTCCAGCTGACATCCCCCCTGAGAACACAG ctccAGGTCTGGTTCAGAGATGTGTGGTGGTACAGAAAGACCAGCTGGGGTTTGGCTTCACTGTGTGTGGCGAGAGGATCAAGCTGGTGCAGAATGTCCGACCAG GTGGTGCAGCAGTCAAGGCAGGGGTCCACGAGGGAGACAGAATCATAAAG gtGAACGGCTCGCTGGTGTCGTCCATGTCTCACCAGGAGGTGGTGAAGCTCATCAAGT CTGGGCCGTATGTTGCCCTGACACTTCAAGGACCGCCCCCTTCAGCAGCCGCCCTCGTCCTACAACCCCTCCCCGCTGACCTCTTACCCAATCAGAGGACGTCACTGGGAGGTGAAGCCccgccaccaccacctccacccctgccCCCCGGACTTACCAGCACCCCCTCCCAAAGAATCAACAAACCACTACAG AACCTAGATGTACAGAAACACGCCACTCAGATCCTCAGGAACATGTTGGAACAGGGAGAGGCTGAGCTCCAG GACTTGATGGAGGAGCTGTCACGGAACCCCTCCCCATCACTGGAGGAGCGAATCGATAGTGCCAAGAGGCGCACCCAACAAGTGCGGGTTAAAATCAAGCAAGATCTG GATGGAACTCGCCCCGAAGCTGTGTCCAACTATGTAATAGCAGGAGATG CTCGGCTGTCGGTGGACTCAAGTGAAGGAGACTTTGAG ACCTGTGAGAGcccccactcctccccctccttcttcaGGACCCCCCTACGCTGGAGACAGGGCtccgacacacacaccttctctgaCTCG GCTGGGAAGACTCAGATCATTGGCcccgaggaagaggaggaagaggacgacAGCTATGCACTCAATGAG ATGGACGGTCCATTTCAGGACATAGAGCTTCTCAAGTCGAGACCGGCCCATATGACGGTGTTCATGAGATATGTCTTCAGCCAGCTACTGGATCCCAACCCACTG CTGTTCTACCTGTCGGTGGAGGCCTACCTGGGATCCAGCCCTAAAGACGCCCGTGTCCTCGCGCCTCAGATCTGCTCCCACTTCCTGGACCCTGATGCT CCGTTAAAAATCAGAGTACGAGAAGAGTACCTGGCTGATATAG AGAGTCGTCTCCATGCCCAGGAGGACATCAGGGGACCTCTGTCTGAGCTCCAACAGCAGGTGCTGCCTGACATTCAGGACCAAATACAggactacag GAACAAGCAGATGATGGGTCTGGGCTCTCTGTTTGGAGAGGGAGACCTGCAGCAGCTGGATGGAGACCCAGCCAAGGAGAAACAGGTGGTGGACAGACAGGTCACTGCTCTCTGGGAGATACT CTCGAAGCACGAAGACGACAGAAG ttCTCCTCTAGCCTCTGCGGTGCTGTTGTACCTCCGTCACTCGGGCATTAAGCTGAGGGACTCCAGGGTGTTTCCAGGACTCAGCACTGAGAAGGAGAAGTGGCTCTCCTTTTTCCCCAAGACCAAGAAG CTGAGCAGTGCAAagaaagagaaggatggagaggacaggaagagaaacccCATCCTGAAGTATATCGGCAAGCCCAGGAGCACCTCCCAGTcca CGTTCCATGTCCCCTTGTCTCCAACTGAAG TGCGTCCTGGCAGTGTGAGGAACATCATCCAGCAGTTTGAGAACCACCCAGAGATCCCCGGGGAGGAGGGGGACGAGGGAGACCTCCAGAGACTGTCCTCCAGCAGCCTGGGAGAGGACAGTATGGAcag CCCTATGGTGTCGGTGCGTCTGGCTCGTAGTGAGTCTCTGAAGGCGCAGGGGGAGGGGCGTCGGCGGAGCGGGGCTTCAGGAGTGGAGACAGTCCCTCGTTCCCGTAGCGACGTGGACATGGAGGACTGTGgggaggagatagaggggccGGGCCTGAGACCCCTACACCACAGCGCCTCCTCCTCAGCCACCAGTAGCTCAGCACG ATCCTTGGAGAACCCCACGCCTCCATACACCCCTCGGTCGTCTAGACGACA gtttgaGGAGTCCCCGGTGGCCCTGCTCCCTGATGCCCCAGCCCTAGAGGACGACATGGTGGACAGTCACAACTGGCAAGAGACAGTGGCCCCTCAGGTCCTGGCTACACTCTGTCCCCGAGAGGTGGACCGACAGGCTGTCATTTACG agTTGTTGACGACAGAGGCGTCTCACCTGCGTACTCTCAGGGTCTTGGATCGGGTGTTTTTCCAGAAGATGAGGTGTGTTCTGAGCTCTGACGAGCTGGCCTGCATCTTCCCCAACCTGCCTCAGGTCTACCAACTACATG TGAGCCTGTGTGAAGCCATGAAGAAGAAAAGGGAATCTCCCATCGTTCAGGGCATCGGTGACATCATGCTGGCCAGG TTTGAGGGCGTGGCGGGGGAGGAGTTTCAGGAGCAGGTGTCCCACCTGTGCAGCCAGCAGTCTCAGGCTCTGGAACTCATTAAGAACAAGCAGCGCAAAGACCCCCGCTTCACACACATcatccag GAGTGTGAGGCCAGTCCTCACTGTAGGAGGCTGCAGCTGAAGGACCTGCTGGTGTCTGAGACACAGAGACTCACCAAGTACCCTCTGTTACTGGACAACATCATCAAACACACAGAGG CTGGCTCCACAGACCTCCCGCCTCTCCAACGTGCACAGGCCTGCTGCCGCGGGATTCTGCAGGCCGTCAATGAAGTCGTCAGGGAGACTGAACACCGGCAACGACTCAACCAATACCAGCGCAGGCTGGACCCCACGCCACAGTTCAAG AGTCTGGACCTGACCAGTAAGACAATGATCCATGAGGGTCCTCTCACCTGGAAAGTCAATAAAGACAAAACTTTAG AGATCCAGGCCCTGCTGCTATCAGACCTGCTGGTTCTGCTCCAGAGAGGTCCAGACGACCGGCTGCTACTGCGCTGCCCGTCCCGCTggctggggggaggaggaggtggtagcGGGGACACCAAGGCCTCCTTCAGCCCCGTGGTCCAGCTAGACTCCCTCCTGGTGCGCTCTGTGGCCACAG ACAACAAGGCCCTGTACGTCATCAGCACCACAGAGAGAAAGATCTATGAACTGGTAGCGGGGACGTCCTCAGAGAAAAACAT CTGGAAGGACCAACTTGAAAAGACCATCTCATTGGTTGCTGGCTCCTCACCTTCGACCAATAACAGATCCACACCTATTTT cTCCCCAAGTCTTGGCAACGCTTCCCCTGTCTCAACTGGCAGCCATGTCTATCAATCAG ACGACTCGATGACGGAGCAGGTGGTTTTCATGGAGACGGACTCCCCTAACGATGATAATGAGCTCGCACGCACCACACCAACGGACCAATCAGGAGCTTTCTTCTGCGGGGAGGGGCAGGACTACGTCAAGCGACGAATTGGAGTAGCAGAGGCAGCTCTTGAAGACG TGGAGACGCTAAGGCAGCTGATTTTCCGCGACCTGGAAGATGGGTGGAGTCACGGCTCAGATGGCACGCCCACAAACGAGGCAGCCAATGAGAGGAGCCCGTTCAATGACCACCAGAGGCCGCCGTCCTCTGAGACTCTCCTTAGCGTCAGTCCCAGCCAATGGGAGGCTGAGCACGCAGAAGCCCCGCCCTCGGAGGTGGAGTGCCCCAGTGTGCATGTTGTGAGGAAAG CTGTGGTTGCGGGCTCCCCTTCTATCCCCGATGACATCACTGAAGATGTCACCCTCCACTCTGACCAATCACCTGAGCCGAGAGGCGAGGCCAGTGTACGGG GAAACGTGTTCTACCTGGTGATGCCtacagagcagggagagggacTGCTGGACGAGAGTCACACAGATGAGGTCAACGACCCCTCCACCCCGACCACCACTGAACTTCCTGATCTGGAACAGGAAGTGATTTCATCGCCCGTACAGACTCATGAGAAAGAAGGGCAGGTCGCTTCCATCATGTCTGCGGACAATCAATCGGAGAGGGGAAATCTGAGTCGGCAGGAAGGGCAGAGTCCATCACAAAAGAGCCTCCAGAGCCATATAATCAAAAACGTGGACGACATTTTCCACACCATCGAGGAGTTGATGAGAAAGCTGCACCAGCTGAGG GACATAGAGACAGCTCATCACCAGCTCCTGAAAACACTGAGAGAGCCGCCTGTCAATCCAGAGTCTGGTGACCTCTTTCATATCCAGGCAACCGTCGTCAGGACACCGTTTCTGGACCGGGACCCAGGGGACG gaaaGGAGGCGAGCCCAGCAGAGCCAGCCAAGCTGAAGATCCTCTCCACTGGATTCTAA